The following proteins are co-located in the Cupriavidus pauculus genome:
- the gspG gene encoding type II secretion system major pseudopilin GspG produces the protein MQNAPRRRARGFTLIEIMVVIVILGVLAALVVPKIMSRPDEARIVAARQDISSIMQALKLYRLDNGRYPTTEQGLAALVSKPTTEPVPNNWKGGGYLEKLPKDPWGHPYQYLNPGVRGEIDVFSLAADGQAGGSGNDADIGNWE, from the coding sequence ATGCAGAACGCTCCCCGCCGCCGCGCCCGTGGCTTCACGCTGATCGAGATCATGGTCGTGATCGTGATCCTGGGCGTGCTCGCGGCGCTGGTCGTGCCGAAGATCATGAGCCGCCCCGACGAGGCCCGCATCGTGGCCGCGCGCCAGGACATCTCGTCGATCATGCAGGCGCTGAAGCTGTACCGCCTGGACAATGGCCGCTATCCCACCACCGAGCAGGGCCTGGCCGCGCTGGTCAGCAAGCCCACCACCGAGCCGGTGCCGAACAACTGGAAGGGCGGCGGCTACCTGGAAAAGCTGCCGAAAGACCCGTGGGGCCACCCGTACCAGTACCTGAACCCCGGTGTGCGCGGCGAGATCGACGTCTTCAGCCTGGCCGCCGACGGGCAGGCCGGCGGCAGCGGCAACGACGCCGACATCGGCAACTGGGAATAA
- a CDS encoding type II secretion system protein N: MARLEALRLPRRQARASRGWQWLRWAILGVATVAVTVVASMPATWMADRIATETGRRVLLADAAGTLWHGSATLALSAGTGSQTATVLPGRLTWDVAFWPMLAGTLRIVLEQDMAMAAPVTVAATPAGWTVQPGSIRLPASLLEGIGAPFNTLRPDGTMRVDWSALQGKFAGNQKFGHLTLQLDQMSAAVSRLRPLGSYRAEVDLTGADGKLQLSTTAGPLHLEGSGTLGRQSRFEGTAHADPEAATQLAGLLSLLGRTENNVTRLRF, encoded by the coding sequence ATGGCGCGGCTCGAAGCACTGCGCCTGCCCCGCCGGCAAGCCCGCGCGTCGCGCGGCTGGCAGTGGCTGCGCTGGGCGATACTGGGCGTCGCGACGGTAGCGGTGACCGTGGTGGCATCGATGCCGGCCACGTGGATGGCGGACCGCATCGCCACCGAAACCGGCCGGCGCGTGCTGCTGGCCGACGCGGCGGGCACGCTCTGGCACGGCAGCGCCACGCTGGCGCTGTCGGCGGGCACGGGCAGCCAGACGGCCACCGTCCTGCCGGGCCGGCTCACGTGGGACGTGGCGTTCTGGCCGATGCTGGCCGGCACGCTGCGCATCGTGCTGGAACAGGACATGGCGATGGCCGCACCCGTGACGGTGGCGGCCACGCCGGCCGGCTGGACCGTGCAGCCGGGCAGCATCCGGCTGCCGGCGTCGCTGCTGGAAGGCATCGGCGCGCCGTTCAACACGCTGCGCCCGGACGGCACGATGCGCGTGGACTGGTCCGCGCTGCAGGGCAAGTTCGCCGGCAACCAGAAATTCGGACATCTGACGCTGCAGCTCGACCAGATGTCCGCGGCGGTGAGCCGCCTGCGCCCGCTGGGCAGCTATCGCGCGGAGGTCGACCTGACCGGCGCCGATGGCAAGCTGCAACTGAGCACCACGGCCGGGCCGCTGCACCTGGAGGGCAGCGGCACCCTTGGCCGGCAGTCCCGCTTCGAGGGCACGGCGCACGCCGACCCCGAGGCGGCCACCCAGCTTGCGGGCCTGCTGAGCCTGCTGGGACGAACAGAAAACAACGTGACAAGGCTGCGCTTCTGA
- the gspL gene encoding type II secretion system protein GspL, producing MSTTLYVRLPHRPHDQPQPWQFGAMPFALVRASAEKSRPGATPPAPELLREGHGLPADMPAADRLVLIVAASDVLLTAAMVPPLPPARLRLALPNLIEDVLATDAAPCHIALGPALDPSAPARGPRRRLLMVTDRAWLRAALDQFAEHKHRRRSVLPAQLCLPLAEAEAEPEPEAETPAAAELPEPALAEGAAPTLAQGAEPAPAPAVPQAPVVPDEPVPAATLVVEAAASALAPSAGLLDAAAPPPAAAESARLWQLTVRTGPYDGYGLLLNDQALAAWQALAPAGEWHGDKAALAHAPVPALRNQRRIARASRISEDWRIWLAGAEACLREPQVDLAQFEFAQGTMDRWNLLAWRLPVALAVALVLVQIIGMNAQWLMLRQESRRIEAAQVDILHTAFPNVPPVAEPPLLMRRQIEQLRTASGRSTPGDFLPLADGFARAAQSLPPDALLQLDYRAGTLYVALKAGTNTNALRSAVRQAGLQMEEDKTPPDAAVRAGGAPTPPGSRWTIRSESRAEGKAPGRAAS from the coding sequence TTGAGTACCACGCTCTACGTCCGCCTGCCGCACCGGCCGCATGACCAGCCGCAACCGTGGCAGTTTGGCGCGATGCCGTTTGCGCTGGTACGGGCTTCCGCCGAGAAAAGCCGGCCCGGCGCCACGCCGCCGGCGCCCGAGCTGTTGCGCGAAGGCCACGGACTGCCCGCCGACATGCCCGCCGCGGACCGCCTGGTCCTGATCGTCGCCGCCAGCGACGTGCTGCTGACCGCCGCGATGGTCCCGCCGCTGCCGCCGGCCCGCCTGCGGCTGGCGCTGCCGAACCTGATCGAAGACGTGCTGGCCACCGACGCCGCGCCCTGCCACATCGCGCTGGGCCCCGCGCTGGACCCGTCCGCCCCGGCGCGCGGCCCGCGCCGCCGCCTGCTGATGGTGACCGACCGCGCCTGGCTGCGCGCCGCGCTGGACCAGTTCGCCGAACACAAGCACCGCCGCCGCAGCGTGCTGCCCGCGCAGCTTTGCCTGCCGCTGGCCGAAGCGGAAGCCGAACCCGAACCCGAAGCCGAGACCCCGGCTGCGGCCGAATTGCCCGAACCGGCCCTGGCCGAAGGCGCCGCGCCCACGCTGGCCCAAGGCGCCGAGCCGGCGCCCGCCCCGGCCGTGCCGCAGGCGCCCGTGGTGCCGGACGAACCGGTACCGGCCGCCACGCTGGTCGTGGAAGCCGCCGCGTCGGCACTGGCCCCGTCGGCCGGACTACTCGACGCCGCCGCGCCCCCGCCCGCCGCCGCCGAATCGGCCCGGCTGTGGCAGCTCACGGTCCGCACCGGCCCCTACGACGGCTACGGCCTGCTGCTCAACGACCAGGCGCTGGCCGCGTGGCAGGCCCTGGCCCCGGCCGGCGAATGGCACGGCGACAAGGCGGCCCTGGCCCACGCGCCCGTGCCGGCGCTGCGCAACCAGCGCCGCATCGCGCGGGCATCGCGGATTTCCGAAGACTGGCGCATCTGGCTGGCCGGCGCCGAAGCCTGCCTGCGCGAGCCGCAGGTCGACCTGGCCCAGTTCGAATTCGCCCAGGGCACGATGGACCGCTGGAACCTGCTGGCCTGGCGCCTGCCGGTGGCACTGGCCGTGGCGCTGGTGCTGGTCCAGATCATCGGCATGAACGCCCAGTGGCTGATGTTGCGCCAGGAATCGCGGCGCATCGAGGCCGCCCAGGTCGACATCCTGCACACCGCCTTTCCGAACGTCCCGCCCGTGGCCGAGCCGCCGCTGCTGATGCGCCGCCAGATCGAACAGCTTCGCACCGCCAGCGGCCGCAGCACGCCGGGCGATTTCCTGCCGCTGGCCGATGGCTTCGCGCGCGCCGCGCAGAGCCTGCCGCCGGACGCGCTGCTGCAGCTCGACTACCGTGCCGGCACGCTCTACGTCGCGCTCAAGGCCGGCACCAACACCAACGCCCTGCGCAGCGCCGTGCGGCAGGCGGGCCTACAGATGGAAGAAGACAAGACGCCACCCGACGCCGCCGTCCGCGCGGGCGGGGCTCCCACACCGCCGGGATCGCGCTGGACGATCCGCAGCGAATCGCGCGCCGAAGGCAAGGCGCCGGGCAGGGCCGCATCATGA
- the gspK gene encoding type II secretion system minor pseudopilin GspK yields MTRATRFRPLSRQHGAAVVTALLMVTLAVVVVSGMLWRQQVQIRSIENQRLVAQAAWIEKAAVDWSRLILRDDQRRSQVDYLGEPWSVPVAETRLSDFLGAGVSTAEGGETSFVSGRILDAQARFNLTNLYEWQADATGRVVNVNPVSLAAFRRLLQTLGMNAGLAEPTAQYFLRAARGVSTNGQPAPRPPDSIEDLLAIPGYTPAMIAVLEPFVTVLPERTLVNANTAEAEVLAAVIDKLPIDRARELVRQRDRSYFRNTGDITNQLRGIAPQADASAGTVDVKTRYFLIYGLVRHDRARRLKVSLVYRPDVVGSGSSTRIVWVRDADAMPAQR; encoded by the coding sequence ATGACGCGCGCCACCCGCTTCCGCCCACTGTCGCGCCAGCACGGCGCCGCCGTGGTCACCGCGCTGCTGATGGTGACGCTGGCCGTGGTCGTGGTCTCGGGCATGCTCTGGCGCCAGCAGGTGCAGATCCGCTCCATCGAGAACCAGCGCCTGGTGGCCCAGGCCGCGTGGATCGAGAAGGCGGCCGTCGACTGGTCGCGGCTGATCCTGCGCGACGACCAGCGCCGCTCGCAGGTCGACTACCTGGGCGAGCCGTGGTCAGTGCCCGTGGCCGAAACCCGGCTGTCCGACTTCCTGGGCGCCGGCGTCAGCACGGCCGAAGGCGGCGAGACGTCGTTCGTCTCGGGCCGGATCCTCGACGCCCAGGCGCGCTTCAACCTGACCAACCTCTATGAATGGCAGGCCGACGCCACGGGGCGGGTCGTCAACGTCAATCCCGTCAGCCTCGCGGCCTTCCGGCGCCTGCTTCAAACGCTCGGCATGAACGCCGGGCTGGCGGAGCCCACGGCGCAGTATTTCCTGCGCGCCGCGCGCGGCGTATCGACGAACGGCCAGCCGGCGCCCCGCCCGCCCGACAGCATCGAGGACCTGCTGGCCATCCCCGGCTACACCCCGGCGATGATCGCGGTGCTGGAGCCGTTTGTCACGGTGCTGCCGGAGCGCACGCTGGTCAACGCCAATACCGCCGAGGCCGAGGTGCTGGCGGCGGTGATCGACAAGCTGCCGATCGACCGCGCGCGCGAGCTGGTGCGCCAGCGGGACCGCAGCTACTTCCGGAATACGGGCGACATCACCAACCAGCTCCGTGGCATCGCCCCGCAGGCGGACGCTTCCGCGGGCACCGTGGATGTAAAAACCCGCTACTTCCTGATCTACGGCCTGGTGCGGCACGACCGGGCGCGGCGGCTCAAGGTGTCGCTGGTCTACCGGCCGGACGTGGTGGGCAGCGGCAGCAGTACGCGCATCGTCTGGGTACGCGACGCCGACGCCATGCCCGCGCAACGCTGA
- a CDS encoding type II secretion system protein M: MTPAKPTNPAKPAARPAGNSPAARLARLRPRVPPAWRERFDTFWNARNPREQAILGGGTVVLVLVFGYLVLWEPAATGRDRLIRNLPAQRADLAEMETLAQEARGLQASPAPSLRGDALTQALQDNLDQHGLKATRLAATGDNAVQVQLDKVPFGAVASWLQDVRAQQRLKVTDARISYVGATALVNVTATLQGPGAGGRN; encoded by the coding sequence ATGACGCCCGCCAAGCCCACCAACCCCGCAAAGCCTGCCGCCCGGCCCGCCGGCAACAGCCCGGCCGCCCGGCTGGCCCGCCTGCGGCCGCGCGTGCCGCCCGCCTGGCGCGAGCGGTTTGACACCTTCTGGAACGCCCGCAACCCGCGCGAGCAGGCCATCCTGGGCGGCGGCACGGTCGTGCTGGTCCTGGTATTCGGCTACCTCGTGCTCTGGGAGCCGGCCGCCACGGGCCGCGACCGCCTGATCCGCAACCTGCCCGCCCAGCGTGCGGACCTGGCCGAAATGGAAACGCTGGCGCAGGAAGCGCGCGGCCTGCAGGCCAGTCCGGCACCGTCGCTACGCGGCGATGCGCTGACGCAGGCGCTGCAGGACAACCTGGACCAGCACGGCCTGAAGGCCACGCGGCTGGCCGCCACCGGCGACAACGCCGTGCAGGTCCAGCTGGACAAGGTGCCGTTCGGCGCCGTGGCAAGCTGGCTGCAGGACGTGCGCGCGCAGCAGCGCCTCAAGGTGACCGACGCGCGCATCAGCTATGTTGGCGCCACGGCGCTGGTCAACGTCACGGCGACGCTGCAGGGCCCCGGTGCCGGCGGCCGCAACTGA
- a CDS encoding PulJ/GspJ family protein translates to MSSERRLRRARPRGFTLLEMLVAITLLAVMAVIGWRALDSLTRTRERLIDHDARLDALKVLYGQFQSDCEHLAQPAQLQASPVEIAPNQLLMVRDRRDEGQPPTWQVVAYRLDGDTVVRVASRAAISRNDVQSALLALRQAGSTGVQVRPLLGQADQLSARAWVEPVGWVVDSNRVRTALVQGNAAASAAAAAAQATGASDAQASTFSDAVSLRAVELTVLARMGDGDTPRQFQKVCMTGM, encoded by the coding sequence ATGTCCTCTGAGCGCCGCCTCCGCCGCGCCCGCCCGCGCGGCTTCACGCTGCTGGAGATGCTGGTGGCCATCACGCTGCTGGCGGTGATGGCCGTCATCGGCTGGCGCGCGCTCGATTCCCTGACCCGCACGCGCGAGCGGCTGATCGACCACGACGCCCGGCTCGACGCGCTCAAGGTCCTCTACGGCCAGTTCCAGTCCGATTGCGAACACCTGGCGCAGCCCGCGCAACTGCAGGCCAGCCCGGTCGAGATCGCTCCGAACCAGTTGCTGATGGTGCGCGACCGCCGCGACGAAGGCCAGCCGCCGACGTGGCAGGTGGTGGCGTACCGGCTCGACGGCGACACCGTGGTGCGCGTGGCCAGCCGCGCCGCCATTTCCCGCAACGACGTGCAAAGCGCGCTGCTGGCGCTGCGGCAGGCCGGCAGCACCGGCGTGCAGGTGCGGCCGCTGCTGGGCCAGGCCGACCAGCTTTCGGCCCGCGCCTGGGTGGAGCCGGTGGGCTGGGTGGTCGACAGCAACCGCGTGCGCACGGCGCTGGTGCAGGGCAACGCGGCGGCCAGCGCGGCGGCGGCGGCCGCCCAGGCCACCGGCGCCAGCGACGCGCAGGCATCGACCTTTTCTGACGCCGTGTCGCTGCGCGCGGTGGAACTGACCGTGCTGGCCCGGATGGGCGACGGCGACACGCCGCGCCAGTTCCAGAAAGTCTGCATGACGGGGATGTGA
- a CDS encoding prepilin-type N-terminal cleavage/methylation domain-containing protein, with the protein MPATPRGQAAFLQRRRPRGFTLLELLVVMVIAGIVISLVAVNATPNDRGRVLDDGQRIARLFELAQEDAQLGARPLAWEGDATGWRFLESTPQGWVPLRTDVFAPGRWRIPLDGAVIVQGGRQPGNGPVRLIFGRELIDEPQRLVLTRGDIRVDVAGDGSGRYVATVTQ; encoded by the coding sequence ATGCCGGCGACGCCGCGCGGCCAGGCCGCCTTTCTCCAGCGTCGCCGGCCGCGCGGCTTCACGCTGCTCGAACTGCTGGTGGTCATGGTGATCGCCGGCATCGTCATTTCCCTGGTGGCCGTCAACGCCACGCCCAACGACCGCGGCCGTGTGCTCGATGACGGCCAGCGCATCGCCCGCCTGTTCGAACTCGCCCAGGAAGACGCACAGCTAGGCGCCCGGCCGCTGGCCTGGGAAGGCGACGCCACGGGATGGCGCTTTCTGGAATCCACGCCGCAGGGCTGGGTGCCGCTGCGCACCGACGTCTTTGCGCCAGGCCGCTGGCGCATTCCGCTGGACGGCGCCGTGATAGTCCAGGGCGGCCGCCAGCCTGGCAACGGCCCCGTGCGCCTGATCTTCGGCCGTGAACTGATCGACGAACCGCAGCGGCTGGTGCTCACCCGCGGCGACATCCGCGTGGATGTGGCCGGCGACGGCAGCGGCCGCTACGTGGCCACGGTGACGCAATGA
- a CDS encoding RrF2 family transcriptional regulator: MQLTRFSDYALRLLMYVSRGDGTRPITIAEVGQQFDISHNHLVKVAARLSKLGWISATRGRHGGLQMGPGAGKLSIGTILRELEGHKSIIDCSEPACALHGNCRLKRALDQAEEAFYQALDGVTLDDVSGNSRTAESIINLHRDFLSRRAA; this comes from the coding sequence ATGCAACTGACCCGATTCTCCGACTACGCGCTGCGCCTGCTGATGTATGTCTCGCGCGGCGACGGCACCCGGCCCATCACGATCGCCGAGGTAGGCCAGCAATTCGACATTTCGCACAACCACCTTGTCAAGGTGGCGGCGCGGCTGTCGAAGCTGGGCTGGATCTCGGCCACGCGCGGGCGCCATGGCGGCCTGCAGATGGGCCCCGGCGCCGGCAAGCTGTCGATCGGAACGATCCTGCGCGAGCTGGAAGGCCACAAGTCGATCATCGACTGCTCCGAACCCGCGTGCGCGCTGCACGGCAATTGCCGGCTCAAGCGCGCGCTGGACCAGGCGGAGGAGGCGTTCTACCAGGCGCTGGACGGCGTGACGCTGGACGATGTGTCCGGCAACAGCCGCACGGCAGAGTCGATCATCAACCTGCATCGCGATTTCCTGAGCCGGCGCGCGGCTTGA
- the gspI gene encoding type II secretion system minor pseudopilin GspI: MSRRPRPAPAGFTLIEVLVALTILAVALTAAMRAMGSMTESSASLQQRMLAEFSAENHLATLRLSKTWPEPGTRGYDCPQGGVALWCEESISGTPNPSFRRVEIAVYPSATNKSVRLAWLVTLVPNESRNVL; this comes from the coding sequence ATGAGTCGGCGCCCCCGCCCGGCCCCGGCCGGCTTCACGCTGATCGAGGTACTGGTGGCGCTGACCATCCTGGCCGTCGCGCTGACCGCCGCCATGCGCGCGATGGGGTCGATGACCGAGTCCAGCGCGTCGCTGCAGCAGCGCATGCTGGCCGAGTTCAGCGCCGAGAACCACCTGGCCACGCTGCGGCTGTCCAAGACCTGGCCCGAACCGGGCACGCGCGGCTACGACTGCCCGCAGGGCGGCGTGGCGCTGTGGTGCGAGGAATCGATCTCGGGCACGCCCAACCCGTCGTTCCGGCGCGTCGAGATCGCCGTGTATCCATCGGCCACCAACAAGTCGGTACGGCTGGCGTGGCTGGTGACGCTGGTGCCCAATGAATCCCGCAATGTCCTCTGA
- the gspD gene encoding type II secretion system secretin GspD: protein MTTQSTHRLVRTACARATALLCTLSLLSPALAWAQPQQPVPQPNDITPRNRDQVVLNFVNADLESVVKAVGQATGKNFVIDPRVKGTVNLVTEQPVSRAQALETLGSVLRMQGYAMVESNGFTKVVPEADAKLQGSPTVIGGGAGRGDQVVTQVFRLNYESANNLVPVLRPMIAPNNTITAYPANNTLVITDYADNLRRLARIIAAVDAPASGEVELIPLKNAVASDAAVVLQKLLDPSAAGGAGGGAGATDASLRTTVVAEPRSNSLMIRATSRARVQQARQLIEKIDQPFARPGNIWVVPLKNADAVKLAATLRAIVAADSSFASTAQPGQAGATSATTGTFQNTGTQQAGQYSGGTTGYNRSGSSSSSGFGSGTGSNAFSASFAVNQQPTTGGTIQADQSTNSLIITASEPVYRNLRVVIDDLDARRAQVYIETMIVEVTATQAQQLGIQWQGIVNQAGNTIGVAGTNFGTGGQNILNLTLAGLLYRNNNTAGIAAAQQLVPDIGGLNIGVVNRSSGLGALISALGTNDSVNLLSTPNLITLENEEAKILIGQNIPITTGSYAQTGSTSTVSPFQTFDRKDVGITLRVRPQITEGGQVKMQIYQESSSVVASTATLIQGPTTNVRSIETNVLVDDGQIIVLGGLIEDSYGDGVQKVPLLGDIPYLGSLFRYENKNRRKTNLLVFLRPYVMRTAGATDRLTQDRYEYIRGQQQGFVSPNMVVRDKDTPVLPPADAPSAPFVDPRYNGPVQAPLPLDPTLPAAPAPQPAPQVPPRPLSLNDGAAVQRPQG from the coding sequence ATGACCACGCAATCCACCCACCGACTTGTCCGAACCGCCTGCGCCCGCGCCACGGCGCTGCTGTGCACCCTGTCCCTGCTGTCGCCGGCCCTGGCCTGGGCACAGCCGCAGCAGCCGGTGCCGCAACCGAACGACATCACGCCGCGCAACCGCGACCAGGTGGTGCTGAACTTCGTCAACGCCGACCTGGAATCGGTCGTCAAGGCGGTGGGCCAGGCCACGGGCAAGAATTTCGTGATCGACCCGCGCGTGAAGGGCACCGTGAACCTGGTGACCGAGCAGCCGGTGTCGCGCGCCCAGGCGCTGGAAACGCTCGGTTCGGTGCTGCGCATGCAGGGCTACGCGATGGTCGAGTCGAACGGGTTCACCAAGGTCGTGCCGGAGGCCGATGCCAAGCTGCAGGGCTCGCCCACGGTGATCGGCGGCGGCGCCGGCCGGGGTGACCAGGTGGTGACGCAGGTGTTCCGCCTGAACTACGAGTCGGCCAACAACCTGGTACCCGTGCTGCGGCCGATGATTGCGCCGAACAACACGATTACCGCCTACCCGGCCAACAACACGCTGGTCATTACCGACTACGCCGACAACCTGCGCCGCCTGGCCCGCATCATCGCGGCCGTGGACGCGCCGGCGTCGGGCGAGGTGGAATTGATCCCGCTCAAGAATGCCGTGGCCAGCGACGCTGCCGTGGTGCTGCAGAAGCTGCTGGACCCGTCGGCGGCCGGCGGTGCCGGCGGGGGCGCGGGCGCGACCGATGCGTCGCTGCGGACCACCGTGGTGGCCGAGCCGCGTAGCAATTCGCTGATGATCCGCGCCACGAGCCGTGCGCGCGTGCAGCAGGCACGCCAGTTGATCGAGAAGATCGACCAGCCGTTCGCGCGGCCCGGCAACATCTGGGTGGTGCCGCTCAAGAACGCCGACGCCGTGAAGCTGGCCGCCACGCTGCGCGCGATCGTCGCGGCCGACAGCTCGTTCGCCAGCACGGCCCAGCCCGGCCAGGCCGGCGCCACCAGCGCCACCACGGGCACGTTCCAGAACACGGGCACGCAGCAGGCGGGCCAGTACTCGGGCGGCACCACGGGCTACAACCGCAGCGGATCGTCGTCGTCCTCGGGCTTCGGCAGCGGCACGGGCTCCAACGCGTTCTCGGCGTCGTTCGCGGTCAACCAGCAGCCGACCACGGGCGGCACGATCCAGGCCGACCAGTCGACCAACTCGCTGATCATCACCGCCAGCGAGCCGGTCTACCGCAACCTGCGCGTCGTGATCGACGACCTGGACGCGCGCCGCGCGCAGGTCTACATCGAGACGATGATCGTCGAGGTCACGGCTACCCAGGCGCAGCAGCTTGGCATCCAGTGGCAGGGCATCGTCAACCAGGCCGGCAACACGATTGGCGTGGCCGGCACGAACTTCGGCACCGGCGGCCAGAACATCCTGAACCTGACGCTGGCCGGCCTGCTGTACCGGAACAACAACACGGCCGGCATTGCCGCCGCGCAGCAGCTCGTGCCGGACATCGGCGGGCTGAACATCGGCGTGGTCAACCGGTCGTCGGGCCTGGGCGCGCTGATCAGCGCGCTGGGCACCAACGACAGCGTGAACCTGCTGTCGACGCCGAACCTGATCACGCTGGAGAACGAGGAAGCCAAGATCCTGATCGGCCAGAACATTCCGATCACGACCGGCTCGTACGCGCAGACGGGCAGCACGTCGACGGTATCGCCGTTCCAGACCTTCGACCGCAAGGACGTCGGCATCACGCTACGGGTGCGCCCGCAGATCACCGAAGGCGGCCAGGTCAAGATGCAGATCTACCAGGAGTCGTCGTCGGTGGTGGCCAGCACGGCCACGCTGATCCAGGGGCCGACCACCAACGTGCGGTCGATCGAGACCAACGTGCTGGTGGACGACGGCCAGATCATCGTGCTGGGCGGCCTGATCGAGGACAGCTACGGCGACGGCGTGCAGAAGGTGCCGCTGCTGGGCGACATTCCCTACCTGGGTTCGCTGTTCCGCTACGAGAACAAGAACCGCCGGAAGACCAACCTGCTGGTGTTCCTGCGGCCGTACGTGATGCGCACGGCCGGCGCGACCGACCGCCTGACGCAGGACCGCTACGAGTACATCCGCGGCCAGCAGCAGGGCTTCGTGTCGCCTAACATGGTCGTACGCGACAAGGACACGCCGGTGCTGCCGCCGGCCGACGCGCCGTCGGCGCCGTTCGTCGATCCGCGCTACAACGGGCCGGTGCAGGCACCGCTGCCGCTGGACCCGACGCTGCCGGCCGCGCCCGCACCGCAGCCGGCGCCGCAGGTGCCGCCGCGTCCGCTGTCGCTCAACGACGGGGCAGCCGTCCAGCGCCCGCAGGGCTGA
- a CDS encoding globin domain-containing protein, whose amino-acid sequence MLSAASRPYIDASVPVLREHGLAITTHFYREMFAARPELKNLFNMGNQANGSQQQSLASAVFAYAANIDRADVLAPVVERIVHKHVAVGLTPAHYPIVGKYLLEAIAAVLGAAATPPLLAAWDEAYWLLAGELIAAEARLYDRHNVKAGELQRVRVVQREEEGEHVVALTLAAADGSPLRDFAPGQYISVEAVLADGYRQLRQYSLSGERGLPTWRISVKREPGNAETPAGAVSNWLHDHAHVDTTLNVSTPWGDFAPEIDGRRPIVLMSAGIGVTPMVSVLRTLARENPHRPVLFAHAARHGQHHAHRGDVAWARARMPNLRTHISYEAPLAADVAGADYDHAGTMPIASLLQAQETSAFNDARFYLCGPLGFMQAQRHALIGAGIPVGHIHREVFGPDLLDDLL is encoded by the coding sequence ATGTTGTCCGCTGCTTCCCGCCCCTATATCGATGCCAGCGTCCCCGTGCTGCGCGAGCACGGCCTTGCCATTACCACCCATTTCTACCGCGAGATGTTCGCGGCCCGGCCCGAGCTGAAGAACCTGTTCAACATGGGCAACCAGGCCAATGGATCGCAGCAGCAGTCGCTGGCGTCGGCCGTGTTCGCCTATGCCGCCAACATCGACCGCGCCGACGTGCTGGCGCCGGTGGTGGAGCGCATCGTCCACAAGCACGTGGCCGTGGGCCTGACGCCGGCGCACTATCCGATCGTCGGCAAGTACCTGCTGGAAGCGATTGCCGCGGTGCTGGGCGCCGCCGCCACGCCGCCGTTGCTGGCCGCCTGGGACGAAGCCTACTGGCTGCTGGCCGGCGAGCTGATCGCGGCCGAGGCGCGGCTCTATGACCGCCACAACGTCAAGGCGGGCGAGCTGCAGCGCGTGCGCGTGGTGCAGCGCGAGGAAGAGGGCGAGCACGTGGTGGCGCTGACGCTGGCTGCGGCCGACGGGTCGCCGCTGCGCGACTTCGCGCCGGGGCAGTACATCAGCGTCGAGGCCGTGCTGGCCGACGGGTACCGCCAGCTTCGCCAGTACTCGTTGTCCGGCGAGCGCGGGCTGCCGACGTGGCGCATTTCGGTCAAGCGCGAGCCCGGCAACGCCGAGACGCCGGCCGGCGCGGTGTCGAACTGGCTGCACGACCATGCCCACGTCGACACCACGCTGAACGTGAGCACGCCGTGGGGCGACTTTGCGCCGGAAATCGACGGACGCCGGCCGATCGTGCTGATGTCGGCCGGTATCGGCGTCACGCCGATGGTGTCGGTGCTGCGCACGCTGGCCCGCGAGAATCCGCATCGGCCGGTACTCTTCGCGCACGCCGCGCGCCACGGCCAGCACCATGCGCATCGGGGCGACGTGGCCTGGGCCCGCGCGCGGATGCCCAACCTGCGTACCCACATCAGCTACGAGGCGCCGCTGGCGGCCGATGTCGCCGGTGCCGACTACGACCACGCCGGGACCATGCCGATCGCGTCGCTGCTGCAGGCTCAGGAAACGTCGGCGTTCAACGATGCCCGCTTCTACCTGTGCGGCCCGCTGGGGTTCATGCAGGCCCAGCGCCATGCGCTGATCGGCGCCGGCATTCCCGTGGGCCATATCCACCGTGAAGTGTTCGGCCCGGACCTGCTCGACGATCTGCTCTGA